Proteins encoded together in one Benincasa hispida cultivar B227 chromosome 1, ASM972705v1, whole genome shotgun sequence window:
- the LOC120077424 gene encoding uncharacterized protein LOC120077424 → MEEFRPISCCNVVYKCISRILAERLRLWLPGFISGNQFAFVLGTPLQFVRWVRACVTSPKFSVMINGSLEGVFPDNLMIFCVAERDSLEFMRQVLTEFAELSRLVANVGKSSMFVTGMDSREAEELAAYMGVSLGTLPVSXLVANVGKSSMFVAGVESEEAEKLTAYMGVSLGSLPVRYLSLPLLADRLRAVDCAPLIYRITARIRSWAVRSMVVHDARSSLEVWLSEFIDGEEGWRWPTVSWELLEIWGFIQVVGPRVRGEDYWVWVPDECNRRLHGGRPRSVFALVHLMVSTVRARATSWQVDLLGLI, encoded by the exons ATGGAGGAGTTTCGTCCTATTTCATGTTGTAATGTTGTGTATAAGTGTATCTCGAGGATCTTAGCTGAGAGGTTGCGGTTGTGGTTGCCTGGTTTCATTAGTGGTAATCAGTTTGCGTTTGTTCTGG GTACGCCCCTTCAGTTTGTTAGATGGGTGAGGGCTTGTGTTACTTCGCCTAAGTTCTCTGTCATGATTAATGGTTCCCTTGAAGGGGTTTTTCCTG acaatttgatgattttctgtgtAGCTGAGAGAGATTCTTTGGAGTTTATGAGGCAGGTATTGACAGAGTTTGCTGAGTTGTCTAGGTTAGTTGCAAATGTTGGGAAGAGTTCCATGTTTGTTACGGGTATGGATTCTAGAGAGGCGGAAGAACTAGCTGCGTATATGGGTGTCTCTCTTGGTACGTTGCCTGTTAG CTNGTTAGTTGCAAATGTTGGGAAGAGTTCCATGTTTGTTGCGGGTGTGGAGTCGGAGGAGGCGGAGAAACTAACTGCGTATATGGGTGTCTCTCTTGGTTCGTTGCCTGTTAGGTATCTGAGTTTACCTTTATTGGCGGATCGGTTGAGGGCTGTAGATTGTGCGCCTTTGATATATAGGATTACAGCTCGTATTAGAAGTTGGGCAGTGAG GTCTATGGTGGTTCATGATGCAAGGAGTAGTTTGGAAGtgtggttgtcggagttcatAGATGGTGAGGAaggttggaggtggcctacAGTGTCTTGGGAGCTGCTTGAGATTTGGGGTTTTATCCAAGTAGTGGGGCCTAGGGTGAGGGGagaggattattgggtttgggtgCCGGAT gagTGCAATCGACGGCTGCATGGAGGTCGACCGAGGTCGGTGTTTGCtctggttcaccttatggtctctacggttcgtgctcGTGCTACTTCCTGGCAggttgaccttcttggtcttatctag